One segment of Strix aluco isolate bStrAlu1 chromosome 4, bStrAlu1.hap1, whole genome shotgun sequence DNA contains the following:
- the NKX2-1 gene encoding homeobox protein Nkx-2.1, translating to MLHALSSWRSNCACAAEGRRIMSMSPKHTTPFSVSDILSPLEESYKKVGMEGSNLGAPLSAYRQSQVSQPAMQQHPMGHNGTVTAAYHMTAAGVPQLSHATMGGYCNGNLGNMSELPPYQDTMRNSASATGWYGTNPDPRFSSISRFMAPSSGMNMGGMGSLGSLGDVSKSMAPLQSTPRRKRRVLFSQAQVYELERRFKQQKYLSAPEREHLASMIHLTPTQVKIWFQNHRYKMKRQAKDKAAQQQMQQENGSCQQQQSPRRVAVPVLVKDGKPCQAGSNTPTAAIQSHQQQAATTITVATNGNSLGQHQSHQTNSAGQSPDMGQHSASPSSLQSQVSSLSHLNSSTSDYGTAMSCSTLLYGRTW from the exons ATGCTCCACGCcctgagcagctggaggagcaacTGTGCGTGCGCTGCGGAGGG ccgcCGAATCATGTCGATGAGCCCAAAGCATACGACTCCTTTCTCAGTGTCTGACATCTTGAGTCCTTTGGAGGAAAGCTACAAGAAAGTGGGCATGGAGGGCAGTAACTTGGGGGCTCCCCTGTCAGCCTACAGACAGTCTCAGGTTTCTCAGCCGGCCATGCAGCAGCACCCCATGGGCCACAACGGAACAGTGACTGCCGCCTACCATATGACAGCGGCAGGGGTCCCCCAGCTCTCCCATGCTACGATGGGGGGCTACTGCAATGGGAACCTGGGCAACATGAGCGAGCTCCCGCCTTACCAGGACACCATGCGGAACAGCGCTTCGGCGACAGGATGGTACGGCACCAACCCGGACCCCCGCTTCTCCTCAA TCTCCCGCTTCATGGCGCCGTCCTCGGGCATGAACATGGGCGGCATGGGCAGCCTCGGCTCCCTGGGAGACGTGAGCAAGAGCATGGCCCCGCTCCAGAGCACGCCGCGGAGGAAACGGAGGGTCCTTTTTTCCCAGGCCCAGGTTTACGAGCTGGAGAGACGTTTCAAGCAGCAGAAATACCTCTCCGCCCCGGAGAGGGAACATTTAGCCAGCATGATACATCTCACCCCGACTCAGGTCAAAATCTGGTTCCAGAACCACCGCTACAAGATGAAACGTCAGGCCAAAGACAAGGCTGCGCAGCAGCAGATGCAACAGGAGAACGGCtcttgccagcagcagcagtctcCCAGAAGGGTGGCGGTGCCAGTGCTTGTAAAGGATGGCAAGCCCTGCCAAGCAGGCTCCAACACACCCACAGCAGCTATCCAGAGCCATCAGCAGCAGGCAGCTACAACGATCACAGTGGCTACCAATGGCAACAGCCTCGgacagcatcagagccaccagaCAAACAGTGCGGGGCAGTCTCCAGACATGGGACAGCACTCGGCCAGCCCTTCCTCTCTGCAGAGTCAAGTCTCCAGTTTGTCTCACCTAAACTCTTCTACTTCTGACTATGGCACTGCCATGTCTTGCTCCACCTTGCTATACGGTAGGACCTGGTGA